From a region of the Salvelinus alpinus chromosome 2, SLU_Salpinus.1, whole genome shotgun sequence genome:
- the LOC139564313 gene encoding uncharacterized protein, with amino-acid sequence MALFIPDMAGHLFLVILLLVTFQYIEAQGHYQGPYPKPDITGQFDEDFNIVCLIPGSVSPNTTCNLYVGEESQPSFTAKIKKRKTTSASGQQFCQFFPNNSDLISRLQSVRRKEVSCDYRVSSGPNSLSLRSDGKSITGLTSPLTPSTAVNPTSGGQSSTESVLDLTVTSTLTPGITVRPTTSLTSPLTPSTAVNPTSGGQSSTESVLDLTVTSTLTPGITVRPTTSLTSPLTPSTAVNPTSGGQSSTESVLDSTVISTLITGITVRPTTSLTSPLTPSTAVNPTSGGQSSTESILAGLTVTSTLTPDVTVRPTSHQTAVQLWQIAVGVASGVAVFLMGLTAVYLCRRTSEYF; translated from the exons ATGGCGTTATTCATCCCTGATATGGCTGGTCATCTGTTTTTGGTCATCCTCCTTTTGG TCACCTTCCAATACATCGAAGCCCAAGGTCATTACCAAGGTCCTT ATCCAAAACCAGACATTACAGGACAATTTGATGAGGACTTCAACATCGTCTGTTTGATTCCTGGATCCGTCAGTCCTAACACCACCTGTAACCTGTATGTTGGAGAGGAGAGTCAGCCATCCTTCACAGCAAAGATCAAGAAGAGAAAAACCACCTCAGCATCCGGACAGCAGTTCTGTCAATTCTTTCCAAACAATAGTGATCTGATCAGTCGTCTACAGTCAGTGAGGCGTAAAGAGGTGAGCTGTGATTACAGAGTGAGCTCAGgaccaaactctctctctctacgcagTGATgggaaaagcattacag GTTTGACCTCTCCTTTGACCCCCAGCACAGCAGTGAATCCTACATCAG GAGGTCAAAGCTCCACAGAAAGTGTTCTGG ATTTGACTGTTACTTCTACTTTGACCCCTGGCATCACAGTGAGACCAACTACAA GTTTGACCTCTCCTTTGACCCCCAGCACAGCAGTGAATCCTACATCAG GAGGTCAAAGCTCCACAGAAAGTGTTCTGG ATTTGACTGTTACTTCTACTTTGACCCCTGGCATCACAGTGAGACCAACTACAA GTTTGACCTCTCCTTTGACCCCCAGCACAGCAGTGAATCCTACATCAG GAGGTCAAAGCTCCACAGAAAGTGTTCTGG ATTCGACTGTTATTTCTACTTTGATTACTGGCATCACAGTTAGACCAACTACAA GTTTGACATCTCCTTTGACCCCCAGCACAGCAGTGAATCCTACATCAG GAGGTCAAAGCTCCACAGAAAGCATTCTGG CAGGTTTGACTGTTACTTCTACTTTGACCCCTGACGTCACAGTGAGACCAACTA GTCACCAAACAGCTGTGCAATTATGGCAGATAGCAGTGGGTGTGGCTTCTGGAGTGGCCGTGTTCCTGATGGGATTGACAGCTGTCTATCTCTGCAGGAGGACCAGTGAGTACTTCTGA